The DNA region GCCTTGAGGGCATAGAGCTCATCAGAAGGGAAGTAATTCTTCAATTGGGTGAAGGCCTCTATGGCCTCCTTGTATTTCCCCTTGTTGAAGATGATGATCCCCTTGGTGTAGAGTACAGCGGGGTCCTTGGGAGGGGGTTGGCTCTTCCTCTTGCCGGCACAGCCGAGAAGGAGAAGGGAGGCTACAATTACCACCCCTATGAGCCTCGTATAATTGACCTTCATACCATTCTCTCCCTTCTGTATAATCACCTCATCTTATATAAAGACACCGCCTACGTCAAGTTCATAGGCCTAGCTGGTCTCCTATCCCCTGCATGGCCTTGAGGCTCAATCGGGCGAACCCCTTAAGGCTCAGGCCGAGCCTCTCGCACTCCCTCATGGCCTCTCTGCTAAGGCCCCCATCACCGCCTCCGTGGCCAAAGAGTGCTTAATAAGGGGTTCCTCCCTTAAATGTTCCTCAGCAGATCAAGGTCCTCTTTCCTGTCAATCATCTCAACCTCCTGGGTTTTCGCTATCAAAGAACCATAGATACCCAAAATAGTCAAGTCTTAGGTCAATTTCTCCTTGAAAAATTTCTCCGATACCTTTATCTTTAGGCGTAAAATCTATTTATATCTAAAAAGCGACTTTTGTCTATGCAGAGAAAGAGGGTTGTAATCACAGGATTAGGGCCAGTCACCCCCGTGGGTATAGGGAAGGAGCCCTATTGGAGGGCCCTCCTGAAGGGAAAATCTGGGGTAGATCGCATAGTGTTCCCCAATTTTGATATGGAACAGTTCAGGACCAGGATCGGGGCGCAGATAAAGGACTTCTCCATTCATGATTACCTCCCCTTTCATAAGGGGGACAGATATCTGGGGAGGGCCTCCCAATTTGCAATGGTAGGGGCCAAGCTGGCCCTGGAGGATGCGGAAATGGAGCTTCTGCCCAGAGAGGGTTTGGAGGGGAGGTATGAACTCAATCACTCCGATCCTTTCAAGGTAGGAGCGATCCTAGGGGTGGCGGTTGAGAACATGGAGATTATGGAGGATGCTTACGATAACTTGTTGAAGCACGGTGGTCCCCGGAGGATGTCCCCCTTCTCCCTCCCTAATGTGTACACCAGCTCGGTGGCCTCCAACGTCACCGAGAGGTTCGGAATCCGGGGGGCCACCTATGTAACCTCATCAGCCTGCGCCTCGTCTAGTCACGCCATTGCCACCAGCTATAACAGGATTCAGGATGGTCCCGAAAGGATGATCCTCACTGGCGGGGCAGATGCCTGCATCACCCCCCTTTCTTTCGGGGGGTTCATCGCCCTGCGGGCCATGTCCACCCGAAATGACGAGCCTCAAAAGGCCTGCCGACCCTTTGATCTCCACCGAGATGGCTTTGTCATGGGAGAAGGGGCGGGGGTGATCATATTGGAGGAACTGGGTCATGCCCTCAAGAGGGGGGCCCCTATCTATGCCGAGCTCATCGGCTATGGGATGACCGCCGATGCCTACCATATCGCCGAACCAGACCCCGGGGCCACTGCTTTGAGCAAGGCCATTGAGCTGGCCCTGGAGATGGGAGGGATTGCCCCTGAGGACGTAGACTACATCAATCCCCATGGTACTTCCACCAAGTTGAACGACCTCACCGAGACCAAGGCCATCAAGAAGGCCTTAGGAGACTATGCCTATCAGATACCTATCAGCTCCACCAAGTCTATGATCGGGCACCTCATCGGAGCGGATGGGGGGGCGGAGGCCATCGCCACGGCCCTCACCATCGAACGCGG from Deltaproteobacteria bacterium includes:
- a CDS encoding beta-ketoacyl-ACP synthase II codes for the protein MQRKRVVITGLGPVTPVGIGKEPYWRALLKGKSGVDRIVFPNFDMEQFRTRIGAQIKDFSIHDYLPFHKGDRYLGRASQFAMVGAKLALEDAEMELLPREGLEGRYELNHSDPFKVGAILGVAVENMEIMEDAYDNLLKHGGPRRMSPFSLPNVYTSSVASNVTERFGIRGATYVTSSACASSSHAIATSYNRIQDGPERMILTGGADACITPLSFGGFIALRAMSTRNDEPQKACRPFDLHRDGFVMGEGAGVIILEELGHALKRGAPIYAELIGYGMTADAYHIAEPDPGATALSKAIELALEMGGIAPEDVDYINPHGTSTKLNDLTETKAIKKALGDYAYQIPISSTKSMIGHLIGADGGAEAIATALTIERGVIHPTINYEFPDPECDLDYVPNDPREKEVRIALSISAGFGGVNCVLLFKAFES